One Candidatus Poribacteria bacterium genomic window, AGCTCGCCGAAGCGGTCGGGATGGACCCGGTCGACTTCCGCCTCAAGAACGGCGTCAAGCAAGGCGACCGACGCGCCGACGGGCCCATGTTCGGCATCATCGGCTACCTCGAAACGCTCGAGGCTGTCAAGAACACGGACCACTACAAGACGAAGCTCGGACCGAACCAGGGGCGCGGCGTCGCGTCGGGGTTCTGGTTCAACGGCGGCGGCGAGTCGTCGGCGGCGATCGCCGTCAACACCGACGGAACCGTCTCGCTCATCGAGGGATCGACGGACATCGGCGGTTCCCGCGCTTCGATGGCGATCATCGTCGCCGAGACGCTCGGCATCGCCGCCGAGGACGTCATCCCGAGCGTCGGAAACACCGAATCCGTGGGGTACACGAGCGTCACGGGCGGCAGCAGCGCGACCTACAAGACGAGCGTCGCTTGCCATCGCACCGCGCTCCAGATCCGCGAAGAGATCGCCCGGCGCGCCGCTCGCTCATGGGAAGTGGAACCCGATCAGGTGGAGTACCACGACGACGGAACGCTCACCTGCAAATCGGACGCCGAGAAGAAGGCGACGTTCAAGCAGGTCGCCGAGCAGATGTTCCGCACGGGTGGACCCATCTCCGCCGAGACCAGCGTCAACGCCGGCGGCGCACTGCCGGGACTGGGAACCCACGTCGTCGATGTCGAGGTGGACCCGGAGACCGGCAAGGTGCAGGTTCTCCGCTATACGGCGGCGCAGGACGTCGGCAGGGCGATCCACCCGGCGTACGTCGAAGGGCAGCTCCAGGGCGGGGCGACGCAGGGCATCGGCTGGGCGCTCAACGAGGAGTATGTCTACGACGAGAAGGGTCACCTCCTCAACGCGAGCTTCCTCGATTACCGCATCCCGACGGCGCTCGACGTGCCGATGATCGACACGATCCTCGTCGAAGTGCCGAACCCGAACCATCCGTTCGGGCTGCGCGGCGTCGGCGAGACGCCCATCGTGCCGCCGGTCGGGGCGATCGCCAACGCGATCTACGACGCCGTGGGGATTCGACTGCGCGAGGCTCCGATGAGTCCGCCGCGCGTGCTCGCGGAGCTCCTCAAGGCTGGCAAGTAGCCATCCGGTCCCGTAGGGGCGGGTCTTAGACCCGCCCCTACCACGCATGAACCCCGCCGAAACCTCACACTGCGCCGCACGACGGCAGGCAAGCGAACGCGGGAGCCCGATCCATGCCCACCGTCTTCATCCCGCCGATGATGCGGAACTACACGGACGGCGTCGAGCACGTCCAGCTCGAAGGGAAGACCCTCCGCCAGATCGTCAACGCGCTGGAGGAACGGTTCCCCGGAACGCGCCGATGGCTCTGCGAGGGGGATCAACTGCGTCCGGGCGTCGCGGCAGCCATCGACGGCGAGGTGGCGCGGATGGGACTCTTGCAGCCCGTCCCTCCCGACAGCGAGGTGCATTTCCTTCCGGCGCTCAGCGGCGGGTAGTTCCGGTCTGTTCTGAGCAGCGCAGCCAACGCCGCGCCTCGCCGATGTGGTCAGCTTCGCTCATAGAGAACACGTCCTTCGCGCAGAGCGGGCTTCAGGATCGATCCGACGATGTCGCCCCGGCGCGCGATCTCCTCGGGCGTCGATACGACGATGTCCTTGGCGGCGGGCATGTCCTCCAAAGCCCGTCGGATGGCGATGGCAGCAGCCCGGCGGTCGGTTCCGCCAGGCAGCACGATGAGCAGGTCCACGTCGCTGTCGGCGTCTGCCTCGCCGCGAGCGCGGGCAGGAGCCAGGCTGTCTACGCGTTCAGTGGCAGGAACCGAAAGGCGGTCTGACCGACCGTGACCTCGCTGCCGGGAGACAGCACGGCTTCGTGGACGGGCTCGCCATCGAGTAGCACCGTCGCCGACTCGTCGAGGCAGCGCAGGCGAACCGTGCACTCGCTCCGGCGGTCGTGATGGACATAGAACGCGACATGACGAGGCAGGATGCCATCCCCTTCCGCGACGAAGTCCGCCTGGTCAGATGACCCGGCGATGACGCCCTCCGCGTTGATCGTGAACTCGGCGTCACCGGCGACCGGATCGCTCGCGGCGATTCGGTAGTAGGCGATCGGCGTGCGCGTGCGCCGCGAACGCCCGTGAACCAGCCCGTCGGCGAGTGTGATACGGTCGAGATACGTGATGACGATGAGCACGACCAGCTCGATTGCCATCGCCTTGCCCAGCCACGGCGGAACCCTGAAGTTGACGGTAACCGTCTCTGCCTGGCGCGCCTCGGGCAGCAGGTTCTTCG contains:
- a CDS encoding xanthine dehydrogenase family protein molybdopterin-binding subunit, which produces LAEAVGMDPVDFRLKNGVKQGDRRADGPMFGIIGYLETLEAVKNTDHYKTKLGPNQGRGVASGFWFNGGGESSAAIAVNTDGTVSLIEGSTDIGGSRASMAIIVAETLGIAAEDVIPSVGNTESVGYTSVTGGSSATYKTSVACHRTALQIREEIARRAARSWEVEPDQVEYHDDGTLTCKSDAEKKATFKQVAEQMFRTGGPISAETSVNAGGALPGLGTHVVDVEVDPETGKVQVLRYTAAQDVGRAIHPAYVEGQLQGGATQGIGWALNEEYVYDEKGHLLNASFLDYRIPTALDVPMIDTILVEVPNPNHPFGLRGVGETPIVPPVGAIANAIYDAVGIRLREAPMSPPRVLAELLKAGK
- a CDS encoding MoaD/ThiS family protein, whose amino-acid sequence is MPTVFIPPMMRNYTDGVEHVQLEGKTLRQIVNALEERFPGTRRWLCEGDQLRPGVAAAIDGEVARMGLLQPVPPDSEVHFLPALSGG
- a CDS encoding nucleotidyltransferase domain-containing protein, coding for MHGSPALPRRVGDGATRWRARPRSRAVSRQRGHGRSDRLSVPATERVDSLAPARARGEADADSDVDLLIVLPGGTDRRAAAIAIRRALEDMPAAKDIVVSTPEEIARRGDIVGSILKPALREGRVLYERS